In the genome of Nocardia sp. NBC_00416, one region contains:
- a CDS encoding TerD family protein, with protein sequence MTQLQAGQNIPLNGGVARFQVNAAVPLTVSALVVAGDLRVGSAADVLVTERPTGPGVRVDHGGATVVVTPADVRADAQAVLLVAAAQSGIGVVTAQLSENDIPVAEFVIAPQAGETALICFELYRRATAWKLRAVGQGYAGGIGELLRAHGADGYVTPAPATAAAAATVLDATVVSPAGVTASAEVTPIEVGHGLERLWMIFEDAARSAAALELARGYAAERLDQELSAAVSDPATRNTPAADAARAEAQRRHDELTATAESSYRRDSIQLRGELNEADAVLPAALASWHSPAWDRPAAPADGIRLGELYALDRGELRVPYCVPVPLNRPLWVDTESSAAVAPVVGALLARLLRAAPGRRTVVDIIDLTGAFTGFTGMLAPVLAGPPITDHSDISPRLQQLVDAAELAEMAHNSGQGAPPAEHRILLAADFPHGYQAADAQRLVALVARGDLIGLSTVILGGNESESGDSTVATLSRACRHLPTVTGTPLFDPWTGNAWQLDLDLLPHEPEQRARILRAC encoded by the coding sequence ATGACGCAGTTGCAGGCTGGGCAGAACATACCGCTCAACGGCGGGGTCGCCCGGTTCCAGGTGAACGCGGCGGTACCGCTGACGGTTTCGGCGCTGGTGGTCGCGGGCGATCTGCGGGTCGGTTCGGCAGCCGATGTGCTGGTGACGGAGCGGCCGACCGGCCCGGGCGTCCGGGTCGACCACGGGGGCGCCACGGTGGTCGTCACCCCGGCGGATGTGCGCGCCGACGCCCAGGCGGTGCTCCTGGTGGCCGCCGCGCAGAGCGGAATCGGGGTGGTGACCGCGCAGCTGTCCGAGAACGATATTCCGGTGGCCGAGTTCGTGATCGCTCCGCAGGCCGGGGAAACCGCCCTGATCTGCTTCGAACTGTATCGGCGCGCAACGGCCTGGAAGCTGCGCGCGGTAGGCCAGGGCTACGCCGGTGGTATCGGGGAACTGTTGCGGGCGCACGGGGCGGACGGCTATGTGACGCCCGCACCCGCGACGGCGGCCGCCGCTGCCACCGTGCTCGACGCGACTGTCGTCTCCCCGGCCGGGGTGACCGCTTCGGCCGAGGTCACGCCGATCGAGGTCGGACACGGGCTGGAACGACTCTGGATGATCTTCGAGGACGCGGCGCGGTCGGCGGCGGCGCTCGAATTGGCGCGCGGCTACGCGGCCGAACGGCTCGACCAGGAACTCTCGGCCGCGGTATCCGATCCCGCCACGCGCAACACACCTGCCGCGGACGCGGCGCGTGCCGAGGCCCAACGGCGTCACGATGAACTCACGGCCACCGCCGAGAGCAGCTACCGGCGCGACAGTATCCAATTGCGGGGCGAACTGAACGAGGCCGACGCGGTCCTGCCCGCGGCGCTGGCCTCGTGGCACTCACCGGCCTGGGATCGACCGGCCGCCCCGGCGGACGGTATCCGGCTCGGTGAGCTCTACGCCCTCGACCGGGGTGAGCTCCGGGTCCCGTACTGTGTGCCGGTGCCGTTGAACCGGCCGCTGTGGGTGGATACGGAATCGTCGGCCGCGGTGGCGCCGGTGGTCGGCGCTCTGCTGGCCCGGCTGCTGCGCGCCGCGCCGGGCCGCCGCACCGTGGTCGACATCATCGATCTCACCGGCGCTTTCACCGGTTTCACCGGGATGCTGGCACCGGTACTGGCGGGTCCGCCGATCACCGATCACTCCGATATCTCGCCGCGACTGCAACAACTGGTCGATGCCGCCGAACTCGCGGAGATGGCCCACAACTCCGGGCAGGGCGCCCCGCCCGCCGAGCACCGCATCTTGCTGGCCGCGGATTTTCCGCACGGCTACCAGGCCGCGGACGCGCAGCGGCTGGTGGCGCTGGTCGCCCGCGGCGATCTGATAGGTCTGTCGACGGTGATCCTGGGCGGCAACGAATCCGAGTCCGGCGACAGCACAGTGGCCACGCTGTCGCGAGCCTGCCGTCATCTGCCGACTGTCACCGGAACCCCGCTGTTCGATCCGTGGACCGGTAACGCCTGGCAGTTGGATCTGGATCTGCTGCCGCACGAACCCGAACAGCGGGCGCGGATTCTGCGGGCGTGCTGA
- a CDS encoding glycosyltransferase family 87 protein — protein sequence MDPGNGRTRRAAVVAGYDSPAPLARDLRSADARDKPSRNDSMTAQLCTVVGGPVGDHALIGRTRFWTPMRVLLAFTVVFLALGWFAKAGCIQQTTTSNGLLTLDWNNGRQYTAMCYSDTVPLYGAERLNEGAFPYKKSWVEEAPGGDTEIRHMEYPVLSGMYQYVSMLVAKSWDASPLPGALQVVLYFNVVALGLAVAWLVTVWATALLSGRRVWDAALVACSPLVIVHAFTNFDFLATAFAALGLLAWARRRPLLAGVLLGLGGAAKLYPLLLLGPILVLCLRADTMQRIPRSHLATRLRDIDSAAALRAWCAGLPARVRLLADRPLGAAGLTTGAAMVTWVLVNLPIALLYPDGWREFFRLNTTRHADPDSLYNVVMSFTGWSGFDGVLRHGETPSILNMVSLLLFVAACLGIAYIGLTAPRRPRLAQLCFLVVAAFLLTNKVWSPQYSLWLVPIAVLALPHRRLLLAWMTIDALVWAPRMFYYLGIDRKGLPEQWFTATVLLRDVAVIGLCGLIIRQIYRSDEDLVRRDYLDDPVGGVVDRAPDPLLPWLPEVLRPQISLDTHWTGAATAARAPRRDTAPAAQPIPPHREPVARTSDPVAAQPPARSV from the coding sequence GTGGATCCCGGTAACGGGAGAACCCGCCGGGCCGCTGTGGTCGCCGGGTACGACTCACCCGCCCCGCTCGCCCGCGATCTGCGCTCGGCCGACGCCCGCGACAAACCGAGCCGCAACGATTCGATGACCGCCCAGTTGTGCACCGTGGTGGGCGGCCCGGTCGGCGACCACGCCCTCATCGGACGGACCCGCTTCTGGACTCCGATGCGGGTGCTGTTGGCCTTCACCGTCGTCTTCCTGGCGCTCGGCTGGTTCGCCAAGGCCGGCTGCATCCAGCAGACCACCACCTCGAACGGCCTGCTCACCCTCGACTGGAACAACGGCCGCCAGTACACGGCCATGTGCTACTCGGACACCGTGCCGCTCTACGGGGCCGAACGACTCAACGAGGGCGCATTCCCGTACAAGAAGTCCTGGGTGGAGGAAGCTCCCGGCGGCGATACCGAGATCCGGCATATGGAGTATCCGGTGCTGTCGGGCATGTACCAGTACGTATCCATGCTGGTGGCCAAGAGTTGGGACGCGAGCCCGCTGCCGGGCGCGCTCCAGGTGGTCCTGTACTTCAATGTGGTGGCGCTGGGTCTGGCGGTGGCCTGGCTGGTCACCGTCTGGGCGACGGCGCTGCTGTCCGGACGACGGGTCTGGGACGCGGCGCTGGTGGCGTGTTCGCCGCTGGTGATCGTGCACGCCTTCACCAATTTCGATTTTCTCGCCACCGCGTTCGCGGCGCTGGGCCTGCTGGCCTGGGCCCGGCGGCGGCCGCTGCTGGCCGGTGTCCTGCTGGGTCTGGGTGGCGCGGCGAAACTGTATCCGCTGCTGCTATTGGGTCCGATCCTGGTGCTGTGCCTGCGCGCCGACACGATGCAGCGCATTCCGCGGTCACACCTGGCTACCCGGCTGCGCGATATCGACAGTGCCGCGGCGCTGCGCGCCTGGTGCGCCGGACTCCCCGCCCGGGTCCGGCTGCTCGCCGACCGGCCGCTCGGCGCCGCCGGGTTGACCACCGGCGCCGCGATGGTCACCTGGGTGCTGGTGAATCTGCCGATCGCGCTGCTGTACCCGGACGGTTGGCGGGAGTTCTTCCGGCTCAACACCACGCGCCACGCCGACCCCGATTCGCTGTACAACGTGGTGATGTCGTTCACCGGCTGGTCCGGTTTCGACGGTGTGCTGCGGCACGGGGAAACACCATCCATCCTCAATATGGTGTCCCTGTTGCTGTTCGTCGCGGCATGCCTGGGAATCGCCTACATCGGCCTGACCGCGCCGCGCCGGCCCCGGCTGGCACAGCTGTGCTTCCTGGTGGTCGCGGCTTTCCTGCTGACCAACAAGGTGTGGAGCCCGCAGTACTCGCTGTGGCTGGTGCCGATCGCGGTGCTGGCGCTGCCACATCGGCGACTGCTGCTGGCGTGGATGACGATCGACGCCCTGGTGTGGGCGCCGCGCATGTTCTACTACCTCGGTATCGACCGCAAGGGCCTGCCGGAACAGTGGTTCACCGCGACGGTCCTGCTGCGCGATGTGGCGGTGATCGGGTTGTGCGGGTTGATCATCCGGCAGATCTACCGATCCGATGAGGATCTGGTGCGGCGCGACTACCTCGACGATCCCGTCGGCGGAGTGGTCGATCGCGCCCCGGACCCGCTGCTGCCGTGGCTCCCGGAAGTATTGCGCCCGCAGATCTCCCTGGATACCCACTGGACCGGTGCGGCGACCGCCGCACGCGCACCCCGCCGGGACACCGCACCCGCGGCGCAACCGATTCCGCCACACCGGGAACCGGTCGCGCGCACCTCGGATCCGGTGGCTGCCCAGCCGCCCGCACGATCGGTCTGA
- a CDS encoding TerD family protein, translated as MSATLAKGQNGPLATNDVVVSIQLAAPADLSALLVTEQGKVRTDADFVFYNQPSGPGVDLRPGPAGQPASLAVNLSAVPADIAQVRAVITLDDPNTSFGQFAPPVAAVSDQSGAQLFEYRIDGLASESIVIALELYRRQGTWKVRAVGQGYAGGFAALVTDHGVTVDDSPAETQTAAAPPASQAPPPPPQPVRQSAPPPPQQAYPTQPPPAAPYPPPAAPYPPQGGGYPPPPGPGYPQQPGQPAPTQQHPTEISLSKTGPVSLQKGQRVSLRKEDGAALTFVKMGLGWDPVQQRGMFGSRTVDIDLDASVMMFADMNPVDVAYYGQLTSKDGSIRHQGDNLTGEGAGDDEVILVDLTRVPAHVNSLIFVVTSYKGHTFGQVQNAFCRLIDGASNAEMARYSLTGGTPTTAMAMAKLFRVGGDWKMQAIGEGFNAKHPGEAIPQVGRFLGI; from the coding sequence TTGTCCGCAACACTCGCCAAGGGCCAGAACGGTCCACTGGCCACGAACGACGTGGTGGTCTCCATCCAGTTGGCGGCTCCGGCCGATCTGTCCGCACTATTGGTCACCGAGCAGGGCAAAGTCCGGACCGACGCGGATTTCGTCTTCTACAACCAGCCCAGCGGTCCCGGGGTGGACCTGCGGCCGGGCCCGGCCGGGCAGCCCGCGTCACTGGCCGTGAACCTCAGCGCGGTGCCCGCCGATATCGCGCAGGTACGGGCGGTGATCACACTCGACGACCCGAATACCAGTTTCGGGCAGTTCGCGCCCCCGGTCGCCGCCGTATCCGATCAGTCCGGGGCCCAACTGTTCGAGTACCGCATCGACGGGCTGGCTTCCGAGTCGATCGTGATCGCGCTCGAACTGTACCGGCGCCAGGGGACATGGAAGGTGCGGGCGGTCGGCCAGGGCTATGCCGGTGGTTTCGCGGCGCTGGTCACCGACCACGGTGTCACGGTGGACGATTCCCCGGCCGAGACGCAGACCGCCGCGGCTCCGCCCGCGTCCCAGGCCCCACCACCCCCGCCGCAGCCCGTACGGCAGAGCGCGCCCCCGCCGCCCCAGCAGGCCTACCCCACGCAGCCGCCGCCGGCCGCACCCTACCCGCCGCCGGCCGCGCCTTACCCGCCGCAGGGTGGCGGCTACCCGCCGCCGCCGGGTCCCGGGTATCCCCAGCAGCCCGGCCAGCCCGCGCCCACCCAGCAGCATCCGACCGAGATCAGCCTCAGCAAGACCGGCCCGGTGAGCCTGCAGAAAGGTCAGCGGGTCAGTCTCCGGAAGGAGGACGGCGCGGCGCTCACCTTCGTGAAGATGGGTCTGGGCTGGGATCCGGTGCAGCAGCGCGGCATGTTCGGCAGCCGCACCGTGGATATCGACCTCGACGCCTCGGTAATGATGTTCGCCGATATGAACCCGGTGGATGTCGCCTACTACGGCCAGCTGACCTCGAAGGACGGCTCGATCCGCCATCAAGGTGACAACCTCACCGGCGAGGGCGCGGGCGACGACGAGGTGATCCTGGTCGACCTCACCCGCGTCCCGGCGCACGTCAACAGCTTGATCTTCGTCGTGACCTCCTACAAGGGGCACACTTTCGGTCAGGTGCAGAACGCGTTCTGCCGCTTGATCGACGGTGCCAGCAATGCCGAGATGGCGCGGTATTCGCTCACCGGCGGTACCCCGACCACGGCGATGGCGATGGCGAAGCTGTTCCGGGTCGGCGGCGATTGGAAGATGCAGGCCATCGGCGAGGGCTTCAACGCCAAACATCCCGGTGAGGCGATTCCGCAGGTGGGTCGGTTCCTGGGGATATGA
- a CDS encoding transglycosylase domain-containing protein — MPGAPRGAQPPQRPGPPPGRPPQGQPPNQPTQRMGRPGEPGAPRGEQTTAKVAQPGAPTETTRRDRPATGPRPVTGRPGSNTGERRATGSDSRTPGRSGPGGGAPPRRPGGRGGGPGGPDGRGPGQKRRNWWKIARRVTYVLVALAIVVPSTVFLIAYSTVSVPEPGDLKTNQVATILAADGETEITRVVPPQGNRTDVTIDQIPPHVRNAVIAAEDRDFYSNPGFSISGFMRAARDNVLGRESAGGGSTITQQYVKNALVGDEHSLTRKLHELVISAKMARQWSKDEILTAYLNTIYFGRGAYGIDAASKAYFNKPVQELTPAEGAVLAATIQLPSLLDPESNPEGAKTRWNYVLDGMVAGGNLDRTERAGFTYPAVVPSSMAGQKTEATGPEGHIKAQVLRELSEAGISEQQMNTSGLQITTTIDAQAQKSALDSVHKNMEGEPDKLRTAVASIDPKSGAVRAYYGGEDGYGYDFANAALQTGSSFKVIGLAQNLENGVPLSQMYDSAPITVNGIDITNVEGEQCGTCTIAEALKRSLNTSFYRMQLEMQNGPQKIADMGHKLGIPEELPGVGPTLTEPGGAGPNNGIVLGQYQARPLDMASAYATLAASGTYHKPHFVTKVVSADGTVLLDRGDVAGERRVSEAVADNVTAAMEPIAQYSRNHGLAGGRPSAAKTGTAQLGETGENKDVWMVGYTPSLATAVWVGSTDNSPLRNYGGAMIYGSGLASDIWKGTMDGALEGTPIEKFPKPAPIKGQAGVPKWTAPYTAPSTTMPTFEPPVVIQPSQVEILPGITIPVPGVQPNPRSQTQPQNQPQGNNNNGAGPMPGQPTAGQPTGSSPTITQAPNAAGGTDSGGDGGGPGDEGDDGDDG, encoded by the coding sequence ATGCCCGGTGCGCCGCGCGGTGCGCAACCGCCGCAGCGGCCCGGCCCGCCGCCGGGCCGACCGCCGCAGGGACAGCCGCCGAATCAGCCGACCCAGCGCATGGGCCGGCCGGGTGAGCCCGGCGCGCCGCGCGGCGAACAAACCACCGCGAAGGTCGCACAGCCCGGTGCGCCCACCGAAACCACACGACGCGACCGGCCCGCGACCGGCCCGCGACCGGTAACGGGCCGGCCCGGCTCGAATACCGGTGAGCGCCGGGCCACCGGCTCGGACAGCCGGACACCGGGCCGCTCCGGTCCCGGTGGCGGAGCGCCGCCACGACGGCCGGGCGGCCGCGGCGGCGGCCCCGGCGGGCCCGACGGCCGCGGACCGGGCCAGAAGCGCAGGAACTGGTGGAAGATCGCGCGGCGGGTCACCTACGTGTTGGTCGCGCTGGCCATCGTGGTACCGAGCACCGTCTTCCTGATCGCGTACTCCACGGTGTCGGTTCCCGAACCCGGCGATCTCAAAACCAACCAGGTCGCAACGATTCTCGCGGCCGACGGCGAAACGGAGATCACCCGGGTCGTGCCCCCGCAGGGCAACCGCACCGATGTGACGATCGATCAGATTCCACCGCATGTGCGCAATGCCGTGATCGCGGCCGAGGACCGTGACTTCTACAGCAACCCCGGATTCTCGATATCCGGTTTCATGCGAGCGGCGCGCGACAATGTGCTCGGCCGGGAAAGCGCCGGTGGTGGTTCGACGATCACCCAGCAGTACGTGAAGAACGCGCTGGTCGGCGACGAACACAGCCTCACCCGTAAGCTGCACGAGCTGGTGATCTCGGCGAAGATGGCCCGGCAGTGGAGTAAGGACGAGATCCTCACCGCCTACCTGAACACCATCTATTTCGGGCGCGGCGCCTACGGAATCGATGCCGCGTCCAAGGCCTACTTCAACAAACCGGTGCAGGAATTGACGCCGGCCGAGGGCGCGGTACTCGCCGCGACCATCCAGCTCCCCTCGCTGCTGGACCCGGAATCCAATCCGGAAGGCGCCAAGACCCGCTGGAACTATGTGCTCGACGGTATGGTCGCCGGCGGCAATCTCGACCGGACCGAACGTGCGGGCTTCACCTACCCCGCCGTGGTGCCGTCGTCGATGGCCGGTCAGAAGACCGAAGCCACCGGACCGGAGGGCCATATCAAAGCGCAAGTGCTGCGCGAACTCTCCGAGGCCGGTATCAGCGAACAGCAGATGAACACCTCCGGTCTGCAGATCACCACGACCATCGACGCGCAGGCACAGAAGTCCGCGCTCGACTCCGTCCACAAGAACATGGAGGGCGAGCCGGACAAGCTGCGGACCGCGGTGGCCTCGATCGACCCGAAATCCGGTGCGGTACGCGCCTACTACGGCGGCGAGGACGGTTACGGCTACGACTTCGCCAACGCCGCCCTGCAGACCGGCTCCTCGTTCAAGGTGATCGGCCTGGCGCAGAACCTGGAGAACGGTGTCCCGCTGTCCCAGATGTACGACAGCGCGCCGATCACGGTGAACGGTATCGATATCACCAATGTCGAGGGCGAGCAGTGCGGCACCTGCACGATCGCCGAGGCCCTCAAGCGGTCGCTGAACACCAGCTTCTACCGGATGCAGCTGGAAATGCAGAACGGCCCGCAGAAGATCGCCGATATGGGGCACAAACTGGGGATTCCGGAGGAACTTCCCGGAGTCGGCCCCACGTTGACAGAACCCGGCGGCGCCGGTCCGAACAACGGGATCGTGCTCGGCCAGTACCAGGCCCGGCCCCTGGACATGGCATCGGCTTACGCGACGCTGGCGGCATCGGGTACCTACCACAAGCCGCATTTCGTGACCAAGGTCGTATCCGCGGACGGTACGGTGCTGCTCGATCGCGGCGACGTCGCCGGAGAGCGGCGGGTCTCGGAGGCAGTCGCCGACAATGTCACGGCGGCCATGGAACCGATCGCCCAATATTCCCGCAACCACGGGCTCGCCGGAGGTCGTCCCTCGGCCGCCAAGACCGGTACCGCGCAGTTGGGTGAGACCGGGGAGAACAAGGACGTGTGGATGGTGGGCTACACGCCGTCACTGGCCACCGCGGTCTGGGTGGGCAGTACCGACAACTCGCCGCTGCGCAACTACGGCGGCGCGATGATCTACGGTTCCGGCCTGGCGTCGGATATCTGGAAGGGCACGATGGACGGGGCCCTCGAGGGCACGCCCATCGAGAAGTTCCCCAAACCCGCGCCCATCAAGGGCCAGGCCGGTGTACCGAAGTGGACAGCCCCTTATACGGCGCCGTCGACGACGATGCCGACTTTCGAGCCGCCGGTGGTGATCCAGCCGAGCCAGGTCGAGATCCTGCCCGGTATCACCATCCCCGTCCCCGGAGTGCAGCCCAACCCGCGCAGTCAGACGCAACCGCAGAACCAGCCACAGGGCAACAACAACAATGGCGCGGGACCGATGCCCGGACAGCCGACAGCCGGACAACCGACCGGTTCGTCGCCCACGATCACCCAGGCCCCGAACGCCGCCGGAGGCACCGACAGCGGCGGTGACGGCGGTGGTCCCGGGGACGAGGGCGACGACGGCGACGACGGATAG
- a CDS encoding DUF1707 SHOCT-like domain-containing protein, giving the protein MATAVPDDPTRARDIDRAETSTLLDAAYAEGQLDADEYHDRVARARAAKTLGALRPLVVDLQVPAGMRGLLPRPEGDTGPTVRRTGSRPDYSPRTRARDADRANAGELIDAGRRDGQLTEEEHRTLTELLDSARTLGEISDLVSDIQGSRRVPRRPAPAGSDGPGWYPALLVGVGLLAAFVGFAVTSRDAEPPAPAATAETVSGLDDVEPVVIATPDLLTADGMTVFLERYRTKFGDLTADSLHLYTEFATVDRAVPGAPNREVGYDYRGGFLQSGDITSRKSDTPTVDLATLDPAAVAAAVATAAETTRVPDGAADMIIVDTESGGDLAGRPVVRIVVSNKFDESGSIYLDPRGAVLDVQVFEG; this is encoded by the coding sequence GTGGCCACCGCAGTACCCGACGATCCCACCCGCGCACGGGATATCGATCGCGCCGAGACGTCCACCCTGCTGGACGCCGCGTACGCCGAAGGGCAACTGGACGCCGACGAATACCACGATCGGGTGGCGCGGGCGCGGGCCGCGAAGACTCTCGGTGCACTGCGGCCGTTGGTGGTGGATCTCCAGGTGCCCGCGGGAATGCGAGGTCTGCTGCCGCGACCGGAGGGCGATACCGGCCCGACGGTACGGCGGACCGGATCGCGCCCGGACTATTCGCCGCGTACGCGGGCCCGCGACGCCGACCGGGCGAACGCCGGCGAGCTCATCGATGCCGGCCGCCGTGACGGTCAGCTCACCGAGGAGGAACACCGGACGCTGACCGAACTGCTCGATTCGGCGCGCACGCTCGGCGAAATATCGGATCTGGTGTCCGATATCCAGGGCAGCCGCCGGGTGCCGCGTCGCCCGGCGCCCGCCGGATCGGACGGGCCCGGGTGGTATCCGGCGCTGCTGGTCGGGGTGGGCCTGCTGGCGGCTTTCGTGGGCTTCGCCGTGACCAGTCGCGATGCGGAACCTCCCGCACCGGCGGCCACCGCCGAGACCGTGTCGGGACTCGACGACGTGGAACCCGTGGTGATCGCGACCCCCGATCTCCTGACGGCCGACGGTATGACCGTCTTCCTGGAGCGGTATCGCACGAAATTCGGCGATCTGACGGCGGACAGTCTCCACCTCTACACCGAATTCGCGACAGTCGACCGGGCGGTGCCGGGCGCCCCGAACCGGGAGGTCGGATACGACTATCGCGGCGGGTTCCTGCAGTCCGGCGATATCACCTCGCGCAAGTCCGACACCCCGACGGTGGACCTGGCGACCCTGGACCCCGCCGCCGTCGCCGCGGCGGTCGCGACCGCGGCCGAGACCACCCGGGTGCCCGACGGGGCGGCCGACATGATCATCGTCGATACCGAGTCCGGCGGGGATCTCGCCGGCCGGCCGGTCGTCCGGATCGTCGTGAGCAACAAGTTCGACGAATCGGGCTCGATCTATCTGGATCCCCGCGGCGCGGTTCTCGACGTCCAGGTTTTCGAAGGGTAG
- a CDS encoding AIM24 family protein — translation MFEKINSKVVAVDIGMAGGVVARAGGMLFYTGDVSFAPHEIPGGGGMGGGGLVRMAGRMMAGEHQRTMLAQGTGRVHYGFAGLEVHVVAVQPGAVLQVEASRLLSYTAGLQTSVVSVAGSGGGGGGGLMGALRGAASGALTGQGMFTTQLSGQGSAVLLAHGGFLELPVGGPNPVVVDPQAFIASYGNVQTDLKAAVSWRDAVGRGSGEAVQLQCAGQGTVYVQASEEKL, via the coding sequence ATGTTCGAGAAGATCAATTCCAAGGTCGTCGCGGTCGATATCGGTATGGCGGGCGGTGTGGTCGCCCGGGCGGGCGGCATGCTGTTCTACACCGGCGACGTGTCGTTCGCCCCGCACGAGATACCGGGCGGCGGCGGGATGGGCGGCGGCGGTCTGGTCCGGATGGCCGGCCGGATGATGGCCGGGGAGCACCAGCGCACCATGCTCGCCCAGGGCACCGGTCGCGTCCACTACGGGTTCGCCGGACTGGAAGTGCACGTGGTCGCCGTGCAGCCGGGGGCGGTGCTCCAGGTGGAGGCATCCCGGCTGCTCTCCTACACCGCCGGATTACAGACCTCGGTGGTATCGGTGGCCGGTTCCGGCGGCGGAGGCGGCGGGGGCCTCATGGGCGCGTTGCGTGGCGCCGCATCCGGCGCGCTGACCGGCCAGGGCATGTTCACCACCCAGCTGTCCGGGCAGGGCAGCGCGGTACTGCTGGCGCACGGCGGTTTCCTCGAATTGCCGGTGGGCGGGCCGAATCCGGTGGTCGTGGACCCGCAGGCGTTCATCGCCTCCTACGGAAATGTGCAGACCGACCTGAAAGCCGCGGTGAGCTGGCGGGACGCCGTCGGCCGCGGATCCGGTGAGGCCGTGCAACTGCAGTGCGCGGGTCAGGGCACGGTGTACGTGCAGGCGTCGGAGGAGAAACTGTGA
- a CDS encoding DUF5318 domain-containing protein: MRIQRQVVDYALRRKSLLADVYAGRVDVAEVCDANPYLLRAAKFHGRGSEVTCPICRKEQLTLVSWVYGDGLGPVAGSARSPEELVRLAETREEFSVHVVEVCRTCSWNHLVQSYVLGKTPERRRSGSRVNRRTAAE; encoded by the coding sequence GTGCGAATTCAGCGGCAAGTGGTGGACTATGCGCTCCGGCGCAAGTCGCTGCTGGCTGACGTCTATGCGGGCCGTGTCGATGTCGCCGAGGTATGTGACGCTAATCCCTACCTGCTGCGTGCGGCCAAATTTCACGGCCGGGGGAGCGAGGTCACATGCCCTATCTGCCGGAAGGAACAACTCACCCTCGTATCCTGGGTCTACGGCGACGGCCTAGGGCCGGTCGCGGGTTCCGCGCGCAGCCCGGAAGAACTGGTACGCCTGGCCGAGACCCGAGAGGAATTCTCGGTTCACGTAGTCGAGGTGTGCCGGACGTGCAGCTGGAATCATCTGGTGCAGTCCTATGTACTCGGGAAGACGCCGGAGCGGCGGCGTTCCGGCTCCCGGGTGAACCGGCGCACCGCTGCGGAATAG
- a CDS encoding AIM24 family protein — translation MAQLFEQSKKVIEAHLANTSIRAISGSMVAYEGAVQFKSAGFGGGDGVLAGMKRRATGEKLSLMECGGQGRVFLAVNGQYVSVVNLNNETLQVESQQLLAFAGNLRTDVRFAGVRGASSGQGLFTTTVSGQGQVALLSAGGPLIHLEVSPQFPLVVDPDAFVAARGNLNQSFVTDVSWRSVLGHDGGEAFSLRWDGQGVVSIQPAER, via the coding sequence ATGGCACAACTCTTCGAACAGTCGAAGAAGGTGATCGAGGCACACCTCGCGAACACCAGTATCCGCGCCATCTCCGGCTCGATGGTCGCCTACGAGGGCGCCGTGCAGTTCAAATCGGCCGGGTTCGGTGGCGGTGACGGTGTGCTCGCGGGGATGAAACGCCGGGCCACCGGCGAGAAGTTGTCGCTGATGGAATGCGGCGGACAGGGGCGGGTGTTCCTGGCCGTCAACGGCCAGTACGTCTCGGTGGTGAACCTGAACAACGAGACCCTGCAGGTCGAATCGCAGCAGTTGCTCGCCTTCGCCGGGAATCTGCGCACCGATGTGCGGTTCGCCGGAGTGCGCGGGGCGTCCAGCGGTCAGGGACTGTTCACCACCACGGTCAGCGGCCAGGGCCAGGTCGCGCTGCTCTCGGCGGGCGGCCCGCTCATCCACCTGGAGGTCTCACCCCAGTTCCCGCTGGTGGTGGACCCCGACGCGTTCGTCGCCGCGCGCGGCAATCTCAACCAGTCGTTCGTCACCGACGTCTCGTGGCGTTCGGTGCTGGGACACGATGGCGGAGAGGCTTTCTCGCTGCGCTGGGACGGCCAGGGCGTGGTCTCGATCCAACCGGCGGAACGGTAG